The genome window ACGGGAATTCTTCATCTATTGAGTCTATAAAAGGGAATATTATTGCTAAATCAGAAGATAGAATAAGTCTGCTTGATTTTAGTTTTGTTCCAATTAATTTCACGGAGTTTGTACAAGCTGTAAGTAATACGTATAAGCAAAGACGAGTGCAGTTTTATGAAAATCTAAAAAGAAACAAAAGAACAAGTATTGCTTAAAGGAGTTTTAAATGAGCGATATTACAAAAATTAAACAAGATTTTGATAAAAAAGTTGCCGAGATTAAAGCATTAATGAAAAATCCACAACAAGATGCTGGTTTATTTGGTAATTCTATTGAATTTAGAGACAAAAACCTGATTTTTTCAAATTCTGATGGAGTTTGTACTAGTAGTAAAGACAAAATAGAAAATTATCCTGCTAAGGGTTATCCATACAATCTTGGAGTAAAACTTAGTTTCAGTGAAGATAGTACAACAGAGCTTGAAGTTGAGGCTGGTGGTGGTGAAGACTTATACGGAATATGTGTTGATATAGACGAGTTTAGCAAAACTGCAACTGTTGTTCCAATTACAAATAACTTTGAGGGCTATTTAGTAGCAAAAGAAAATGGCGTTAAAGCAAAAGATAAACTCTTTTTTAATAAAGATGGAGAATTGGAAAAAATCAATGGTTCTGCGCCCCAAAATAAGACAACTATTAATGCAATAGCATTGTCTGATGCAAAAAAAATTAGCAATGATGTTTATTTGGTAAAAGTAGCAGTATTTGGCAATAAAGCCATAAGTCAAAATTAATGATATTTAGGAGGATTAGATATGGAATTAGTTGATGAAAATTATTATGCAAAAGTTGTAGCAAATATTATAGGGGAAATTAAGGATCCTATAATGTATAAATGGTTTTTGCCCGAACAAATTGAAGATGTTGATCTACAAATGGGTTATCAAAAAACTGTAAAATGGGATGCATTTCTTAATGCCAACCCTACAACAATTGCCAATGAGGTTAATACTATCTCAACTATTGGATTTAGTTCTGAAGTAGTGAGGCTTAATTATTTGAAACTACAATACAAATTCAGACATTTAAAGCAGACTTCTGAAAAATTTTATACTTCAGATTCTTATATTGGCGACATTAATAATAATCTACTACCTTTTGCTCAAGCTTATAAACTTGCAAGCAGCGAAATTATCAAACTTATCAATCACTTTGTACTAACGGGTACTGTTTCAATTCAAAAAGATGGTAAAAATCAAAAACGTCTACTTCCTAATATGTATGGGCTCCTTAATATGCCATACCAAGTAAAAGAAGAAGTTGATAATGGCAATATGGACAAGATGGATAAAATATTTGAAAAAATTGAATCTGGACTTTCAAAACTAGAGCTAGGGGATGAATTTTCTACACCTATGATGGTAATAGTTGACCCCACAACTTCATTAAAATTGGTAAAACCATATGCAGCAACACAAGCTCCTGCAATTAGTTGTGAAAAATGGGAAGATGTTTTGATTCAGACTATTAAGGCTATTAATAATAGAGAAGATGTTTACATTGAAACTTCAAACTTACTAAAGCACCAAATACTCGTCTATCCATTAAATCCGAAGCTTATTAAGTTCAAGACTAGTAAGTATATGTTGTCTACTCCGAATGAACAAGTTGATAGAGATTCAACTGATATTGCTCATTCATACATTGATTTTGTTTTAGGCGGGTTGTTAGCTACTAAAAATACTATTTTGCAAGTCAATATCATACAAAGTTAAACACCTGGGGGCAAGTGAAATGAGCGAACAAAAAGACTTTCAAACACAAGTTCAAAATGAAGAAGAACTTTTAGTAACAAAACTTCAGAATAAAGTTTTGCTGCTATTAGGAATAGATAAATTTGCACTAAGTAGGCAAAATTTTCTACTTCATTTATCTTTACTTCAGGCCATTCTAGTAACACGTGGTATTGATGCTAGTTCACTTACATATGAACAAATATTTTTGCTTACCTTTTACCACATGGGTTGTCAATTAAGAAAACAAGGGGTTGTTCGCGAATTTGAATTTGAAAGGATCAAAAAAGAAAAGTTCAATGAGCTTGAAATTGATTACTATCCTAGTAGTAGCAAAAGTGAAGAGAGTAGTGGAGAGAGTTGTGCAGCAAGTAAAAACTTTTGCTTACAGCTCGATGCATTTTTAGAAAAGCTTAAGCGCGATACTTCAACTCCATCTTGTATGGGGGTTGTCTAATGAGTGGTATTAGAAAAAGACTAGCGGATATGTCTGCACGTATAATTAACGTTTTTAAGGATCCCGAGCCACTAAGGTTTTATAAAGGAAACATTATAAAACTTGATAATGGCGACTCTTATCAACGAATATTTGACAAAAATGAGTACACTGAATTTATCGGGGTTATTATTGACATAAAGCCACAAGAACTTACAGTGTTACATAATTCAAATTTATTCGATATTCAAGGTTATTCTAAACTTTACACATATGCAGACCTTGACTATGAACTAAAAGACAGAATATCAATTTCGTATTCAGTTTACTTTGAAATATTTAGCATTGACTCTTCAATCGTATATTTTACTTTAGTTTTAAAGGAGTTTGTATGGACAACTTAAAGATAAGCATTGAATTAGAAATTGGTTGATTTGGGGATCGTTCTGATATTGCTAGAATGCATGAAAAAGGGGCACTAATTTACCAGTAAGAAAACATTTAACCAAAATTGCTGGTAGTCCTGAATTTAGAGAATATATCAACAACAGTTATATAAATTCTAAGTTTAATATTGATCCTAAATCTGGAATGCATGCTATAGGACAAGCCTTTGTTAGATATTATCAAAATTATGTACTATCGGGGCAAATCGTGCCGAGCCTAAAGGATAGTACAATCAAAAGCAAATTTAAAAAAGGTAACAGCACTGCATCAATTCCACTTGTTGATACATCTAGAATGTTATCAGAACTTACTTATAAGGTAATACTTGAATGATTGTGACTTTAGATATAATCGTGAGCTATTTACTTAAAATATTTCAAGGATTTAAGGCATATGCAACTGAAAATGATTTTGAGTGTGATATCATAAATACTTACAATCACCCATATCTTTCAAAGATTACAACTTCTAGCCCCAATATAATAGCATTTAAATTTAATGGGACTCAACATTTGTTTGATCATAACTGCAAAACTGGTGCATTCTATGATAATGCTTTGGAGTTTAGTTTAAATTTTCAAATATATATTATTGCAATAGTGTTGAATGATAGGGATTTTGATGCAAATTCACGTATGTTAGTACTTTATGGGCTGCTTAGCGAGTTTATGCATAAAAAAACATACAATTATACGTTATCTAATCCACATCAATCCGAATATGTTACTAAAATAAGCTTTTACATTTATCCAATATCAAATATGCAAACAGTTGGCAGGATTTCTTTAGGAACAAAGTATAGCAATCATGCATACAGCGCGTCTGTAGCATGTAATGCTAGTAT of Borreliella valaisiana VS116 contains these proteins:
- a CDS encoding DUF228 domain-containing protein is translated as MSDITKIKQDFDKKVAEIKALMKNPQQDAGLFGNSIEFRDKNLIFSNSDGVCTSSKDKIENYPAKGYPYNLGVKLSFSEDSTTELEVEAGGGEDLYGICVDIDEFSKTATVVPITNNFEGYLVAKENGVKAKDKLFFNKDGELEKINGSAPQNKTTINAIALSDAKKISNDVYLVKVAVFGNKAISQN
- a CDS encoding DUF3890 domain-containing protein, with product MSEQKDFQTQVQNEEELLVTKLQNKVLLLLGIDKFALSRQNFLLHLSLLQAILVTRGIDASSLTYEQIFLLTFYHMGCQLRKQGVVREFEFERIKKEKFNELEIDYYPSSSKSEESSGESCAASKNFCLQLDAFLEKLKRDTSTPSCMGVV
- a CDS encoding DUF1506 family protein — encoded protein: MSGIRKRLADMSARIINVFKDPEPLRFYKGNIIKLDNGDSYQRIFDKNEYTEFIGVIIDIKPQELTVLHNSNLFDIQGYSKLYTYADLDYELKDRISISYSVYFEIFSIDSSIVYFTLVLKEFVWTT
- a CDS encoding DUF764 family protein, with amino-acid sequence MIVTLDIIVSYLLKIFQGFKAYATENDFECDIINTYNHPYLSKITTSSPNIIAFKFNGTQHLFDHNCKTGAFYDNALEFSLNFQIYIIAIVLNDRDFDANSRMLVLYGLLSEFMHKKTYNYTLSNPHQSEYVTKISFYIYPISNMQTVGRISLGTKYSNHAYSASVACNASIKAIEILKGGYKIATRYN